Proteins co-encoded in one Neodiprion lecontei isolate iyNeoLeco1 chromosome 3, iyNeoLeco1.1, whole genome shotgun sequence genomic window:
- the LOC124293442 gene encoding uncharacterized protein LOC124293442: MLEDSAENKAALCDIVVDVADEAIASQGVALGRPAEEPVSTARDGGLMQTVGPFRVNEGASTSGIQIGGGRARRAPSYDSDVTLESDDDDADDDDETQTASDVTFEFDDDADDDETEGAYSGNMGRESELESEAASEKESNQASDDGADSLGNRFTVIGESTKFIRKFAVTGRELRMKIAAPESGVNLVKWLEDAFRNLHAYAVATCRSSDYIGFTFSAGSFNHGPAWLSFRSVRDSRYSDLWKLVFSVAQSASEFGVDSVFTVTVHSAGVPEGRGKPKLITHAGVLKKSVVQIVNSEGLCLPRALVVAKAHAERSPNRSGSLHEHYEMVRFARSSFQRAEARNLVANAGVEIPPTGCTVHEITQFQNYLVREGFLITVYELGRLGTGEAAFYDGTAVVRANGTGDVRHRLNLLYYPEEQHYCPNVNLTAAAAGAFFCQPYNRKFNNGYEHRCSVKCPQCLASPPCNSESRKIECPDCRRVFRGNGCLEYHRRIGSFSPRRSVCATLRICRNCERFVNLSRRAHICETRFCVTCRCNSPYNHYCLMTPLKDATRPKRYIFIFYDFETQQCETVDGDTTTNIHVPNLCVAQQVCTQCIHDPDISNGCFAFGLVREFVFRREPVKKLVDFATRPVQDFARIVCIAHNAKGFDAQFMPRHMVERDGNPPQVILSGSKIIMLGAGHTRFPDSLAYMPMALSALPKAFGLPTTSVKGVFPHLFHTPENVGYVGPLPAAKFYSPDTMSSDARAEFHSWYNEAVANDHLFDFDLELLSYCRSDVDILRRARVAFRDIFLECGRVCPFTESTTIASACSVLFRKNFLQPERIGILPPGGYRLADAQSLKALEWLVVKERELGIDIRHAGNGREFRIPETGRKVDGYHVAGDGTRHIYEFHGCFWHGCRRC; the protein is encoded by the exons ATGCTGGAGGACTCCGCGGAGAATAAGGCGGCTCTTTGCGATATCGTCGTCGACGTCGCCGATGAGGCGATTGCGTCGCAAGGAGTAGCGCTGGGGAGGCCCGCCGAGGAGCCGGTTTCTACCGCTCGTGACG GGGGCCTTATGCAAACTGTTGGACCGTTTCGCGTGAACGAGGGCGCCAGTACCTCGGGCATACAGATCGGTGGGGGTAGGGCCCGGAGGGCTCCGAGTTACGATTCTGACGTGACATTAGAGTCAGACGATGACGAtgccgatgacgatgacgagacACAGACAGCTTCCGACGTGACGTTTGAATTCGACGACGATGCTGATGACGACGAGACAGAGGGTGCATACTCTGGAAACATGGGCAGAGAATCGGAGCTGGAGAGTGAAGCTGCGAGCGAGAAGGAGTCAAATCAGGCATCCGATGACGGGGCTGATTCACTGGGTAACCGTTTCACGGTTATCGGTGAATCAACGAAATTCATTCGTAAATTCGCGGTCACAGGGCGTGAGTTGCGAATGAAGATCGCGGCCCCTGAATCGGGTGTTAATCTGGTGAAGTGGCTGGAGGACGCGTTCAGAAATCTGCATGCGTATGCCGTAGCAACGTGTCGGAGTAGCGACTACATAGGTTTCACGTTTAGCGCGGGGAGTTTTAATCATGGTCCTGCGTGGTTATCGTTCCGGTCGGTGAGGGATTCGCGGTACAGTGACCTCTGGAAGTTAGTTTTCAGCGTAGCCCAGAGCGCATCAGAGTTTGGCGTCGACAGCGTCTTCACCGTGACGGTACACAGTGCTGGAGTACCAGAGGGTCGCGGAAAGCCGAAGCTGATCACGCACGCGGGGGTACTTAAAAAATCCGTCGTGCAGATTGTCAACAGTGAGGGGTTGTGTTTACCTCGTGCCCTCGTTGTAGCCAAGGCTCACGCCGAGAGAAGCCCGAACCGCAGTGGCTCTCTGCACGAGCATTACGAGATGGTGAGATTCGCTAGGTCCAGTTTCCAGCGTGCAGAAGCGCGTAATCTTGTTGCGAACGCCGGTGTCGAGATTCCGCCAACGGGGTGCACAGTGCATGAAATCACACAGTTCCAGAACTATCTGGTACGCGAGGGATTCCTCATCACAGTGTACGAGTTGGGGAGGCTAGGTACCGGCGAAGCGGCATTTTACGACGGTACTGCCGTGGTGAGAGCAAACGGAACAGGCGATGTCAGGCACCGATTGAATCTGCTGTATTATCCCGAAGAACAGCATTATTGCCCAAATGTAAATTTAACCGCGGCGGCAGCAGGGGCCTTTTTCTGTCAACCCTACAATAGGAAATTTAACAACGGGTACGAACACCGATGTTCCGTCAAGTGCCCACAGTGCCTCGCATCGCCACCGTGCAACAGCGAGTCTCGCAAAATCGAGTGTCCCGATTGCAGACGCGTGTTCCGCGGTAACGGTTGTCTGGAGTACCACCGCAGGATCGGCTCCTTCAGTCCGCGTCGCTCCGTTTGTGCAACGCTGCGTATATGCCGGAATTGCGAGCGATTCGTAAATCTTTCGCGGAGGGCACACATTTGTGAAACTCGTTTTTGCGTCACGTGCCGCTGCAACAGCCCGTACAATCACTACTGCTTGATGACGCCGCTGAAAGACGCCACAAGACCGAAACGTTacatcttcattttttatgatttcgaAACGCAGCAATGCGAGACGGTAGACGGTGACACGACGACAAACATACATGTGCCGAACTTGTGCGTAGCGCAACAAGTGTGTACGCAATGTATCCACGATCCCGATATATCGAACGGCTGTTTTGCTTTCGGGCTCGTACGTGAGTTCGTTTTCAGGAGGGAACCGGTGAAGAAGTTGGTAGACTTTGCTACTCGGCCCGTTCAGGACTTTGCCCGCATCGTATGCATTGCGCACAATGCAAAAGGTTTTGACGCGCAATTCATGCCGCGGCATATGGTTGAGCGGGATGGAAACCCACCGCAGGTCATCCTAAGCGGCAGTAAGATCATTATGCTTGGAGCGGGTCACACCCGATTTCCAGATTCCTTAGCATACATGCCTATGGCATTATCGGCGCTACCGAAGGCTTTTGGACTACCGACTACTTCCGTGAAAGGTGTATTCCCCCATCTTTTCCATACCCCCGAAAACGTGGGTTACGTAGGACCGCTCCCCGCAGCGAAGTTTTACTCTCCGGATACCATGAGTAGCGATGCGCGAGCAGAGTTTCACTCATGGTACAACGAGGCTGTAGCGAACGACCATCTGTTCGACTTTGACTTGGAATTGTTGTCGTACTGTCGGTCGGACGTGGATATTCTGCGACGTGCGCGCGTAGCATTCAGGGACATATTTCTGGAGTGCGGCAGAGTGTGTCCCTTTACCGAGAGCACGACAATTGCCTCGGCTTGTTCGGTGCTgttccgtaaaaattttttacaaccggAGCGAATAGGTATCCTGCCACCGGGCGGCTATCGTCTTGCCGATGCCCAGTCTCTTAAGGCTCTGGAGTGGTTGGTCGTGAAAGAGCGCGAGCTGGGTATTGACATCAGACATGCCGGAAACGGACGTGAGTTTCGGATTCCGGAGACGGGTCGCAAGGTGGACGGATACCATGTCGCGGGCGACGGTACGCGACACATCTACGAGTTTCACGGTTGTTTCTGGCACGGCTGTCGTAGATGTTGA
- the LOC124293443 gene encoding probable DNA polymerase: MRELGYRVTEQWECEFDRSLRENEEMREYVATHPLIAGTATSEALNPRDAFYGGRTGNASRYYKVKTDATGNAYEEIRYVDVCSLYPFICKNGRFPVGHPTVYVGEECELLTGLSGCDITRVEGLIKCRVSPPRNLYHPVLPVRMHDKLMFALCRSCCQSLNQDECRHDDEAAREFEGTWVSIELKKAVEMGYKIRSISEIWSYTVTSFDPTTRQGGHFAGYIDTFFKIKQEASGWPAECEDEPARMRYLDEYERVEGIRLDRDRIAKNPGMRSVSKSCSNPFWGKFGQRENLVKTDVIKTRQQLLELLTNPEVEVSGLLPVNDEVLYVRWSHAQHSVEPSALANVVIASYTTAQARLKLFSFLEKLDRRVLYYDTDSVIYTRNLPRPNEYEPPTVNFLGDLTDELASYGRGSFIRAFVSGGPKFYAFIIKRPNGEEVEIC; this comes from the coding sequence ATGCGCGAATTGGGTTACCGCGTGACGGAACAGTGGGAATGCGAGTTTGATCGGAGCTTGAGGGAGAACGAGGAGATGAGGGAGTACGTGGCAACACACCCGCTGATCGCTGGCACTGCCACGAGCGAAGCACTCAATCCGCGTGATGCGTTCTACGGCGGTCGAACGGGGAACGCTTCCCGATACTACAAGGTGAAAACAGATGCAACGGGCAACGCGTACGAGGAAATACGATACGTCGATGTTTGCTCGTTGTATCCGTTCATCTGTAAGAATGGAAGGTTCCCTGTTGGCCACCCGACGGTCTACGTTGGAGAAGAGTGTGAGCTCTTGACAGGGTTGAGCGGTTGCGACATCACGCGAGTTGAGGGGCTCATCAAGTGCCGAGTTTCACCGCCTCGCAATCTTTATCACCCTGTTTTGCCGGTGCGCATGCATGACAAACTCATGTTTGCCTTGTGCCGCTCATGTTGTCAGAGTTTGAACCAGGACGAGTGTAGACATGATGACGAAGCTGCGCGAGAATTCGAGGGCACGTGGGTGTcgatcgaattaaaaaaagccGTGGAAATGGGATACAAGATCAGGAGCATAAGCGAGATCTGGTCGTATACGGTGACATCGTTTGACCCGACTACTCGTCAAGGTGGGCATTTCGCCGGCTATATCGACACCTTCTTCAAGATTAAGCAAGAGGCAAGCGGCTGGCCTGCTGAATGCGAGGACGAGCCGGCTCGAATGCGCTACCTTGATGAGTATGAGCGGGTCGAGGGTATACGGCTAGATCGCGACCGTATTGCTAAGAATCCCGGCATGCGATCAGTTTCCAAATCATGCTCAAATCCGTTTTGGGGCAAGTTCGGGCAACGCGAGAATCTGGTAAAAACAGACGTTATAAAGACGCGTCAGCAGCTGCTCGAGCTTTTGACCAACCCTGAAGTCGAGGTGTCCGGTTTGCTGCCCGTGAACGACGAAGTGTTGTACGTGCGTTGGTCACACGCACAACACAGCGTTGAACCGTCAGCGTTGGCAAACGTCGTGATTGCCTCGTACACCACTGCCCAGGCTCGGCTGAAGCTCTTCTCGTTCCTTGAGAAGCTTGATCGGCGCGTGCTCTATTACGACACCGATTCAGTAATTTATACCCGAAACCTCCCAAGGCCAAACGAGTATGAACCTCCCACGGTTAACTTTCTTGGCGACCTGACGGACGAGTTGGCGTCTTACGGCCGTGGGAGTTTTATACGCGCTTTCGTCTCGGGAGGGCCAAAATTCTATGCTTTCATCATCAAACGTCCGAATGGTGAAGAGGTGGAAATTTGCTAG